The following proteins come from a genomic window of Brevibacillus antibioticus:
- a CDS encoding AAA family ATPase, which translates to MRKEVLIGIVPALLVFLVFLGVNITPFVVFGAVLGAIYFLVIRQQNGQGGNVALGGKRKANKHELPKSDVQFADIGGQERAKKELKESLDFLVYKDKIEQYGIRPIKGVLLTGPPGTGKTLMAKAAANYTNSAFVAASGSQFVEMYVGVGAQRVRELFQEAKALAEKNGQDSAIIFIDEIDVVGGKRDGQQQREYDQTLNQLLTEMDGVATTDKPRILVMAATNRKDMLDAALLRPGRFDRHISVDLPDKPAREQILTIHTANKPLGEDVTLDKVAQETFGFSGAQLESVANEAAIYAMRDRQDKITAKHFGYAVDKVMLGEKVDRQASEEEKKRVALHELGHAIVSESVRPGSVSQVTLSPRGKALGYVRQNPMEDRYLYTKEAMEKQIMVSLGGAVAEEIYYGGRSTGSKNDFEQALGMAQEIVQSGMSELGIVHLQYVDKNRIHDEVERLLEGLLVETRNLLRQYDSVFQTGLYTLLEAEVLQGDEFRTLLLQTKEEVAV; encoded by the coding sequence GTGCGTAAGGAAGTACTGATCGGCATCGTACCTGCCCTGTTGGTTTTTCTTGTTTTTCTAGGCGTAAACATTACGCCATTCGTGGTGTTCGGAGCCGTACTGGGAGCGATTTACTTTCTGGTCATCCGTCAGCAAAATGGACAAGGCGGGAATGTCGCCCTCGGTGGGAAAAGAAAAGCAAACAAGCATGAGTTGCCGAAATCGGACGTGCAGTTTGCCGATATCGGTGGACAGGAACGCGCCAAAAAAGAACTGAAGGAATCGCTTGATTTTCTCGTGTATAAGGACAAAATTGAGCAGTACGGAATTCGCCCGATAAAAGGTGTTCTATTGACAGGTCCTCCTGGTACGGGTAAGACACTGATGGCGAAAGCGGCAGCGAACTATACAAATTCTGCCTTTGTTGCGGCGTCAGGTTCGCAGTTTGTCGAGATGTACGTCGGTGTTGGTGCACAACGCGTCCGTGAATTGTTTCAAGAAGCCAAGGCATTAGCAGAGAAAAATGGGCAAGACAGCGCGATTATTTTTATCGATGAGATCGATGTCGTCGGTGGAAAAAGGGACGGTCAACAGCAGCGTGAATACGATCAAACCCTGAATCAACTGTTGACGGAGATGGATGGTGTAGCTACGACCGACAAGCCGAGGATTTTAGTCATGGCAGCTACGAACCGGAAGGACATGCTCGACGCAGCGCTATTGCGTCCTGGTCGTTTTGACCGTCATATTAGCGTTGATCTTCCAGACAAGCCAGCGCGCGAGCAGATTTTGACCATTCATACGGCCAATAAACCGCTAGGCGAGGACGTCACACTGGATAAAGTGGCACAGGAGACATTCGGATTCTCTGGCGCGCAGCTGGAAAGTGTAGCGAATGAAGCAGCTATTTACGCCATGCGCGACCGTCAGGATAAGATCACTGCGAAGCATTTTGGCTATGCCGTAGACAAGGTCATGCTCGGAGAAAAGGTAGACCGTCAAGCATCAGAGGAAGAGAAGAAGCGCGTTGCTCTCCATGAATTGGGACATGCCATTGTCAGTGAGAGCGTGCGACCAGGCTCTGTTTCGCAGGTCACGCTGAGTCCACGTGGCAAAGCATTAGGATACGTACGACAAAATCCAATGGAAGACCGCTATCTGTATACCAAGGAAGCGATGGAGAAGCAAATCATGGTTAGCCTAGGGGGAGCTGTAGCGGAGGAAATCTACTACGGTGGGCGTAGTACTGGATCGAAGAATGACTTCGAGCAAGCGTTGGGAATGGCACAGGAAATTGTACAAAGCGGTATGTCCGAGTTGGGGATTGTACATTTGCAGTACGTGGATAAGAATCGGATTCATGACGAGGTTGAGCGTCTGCTGGAAGGATTGCTCGTAGAAACTCGCAATCTTTTGAGACAGTATGACTCTGTATTCCAAACGGGCTTGTATACATTGTTGGAAGCGGAAGTTCTGCAAGGTGATGAGTTCAGGACGCTTTTGTTACAAACGAAAGAAGAAGTTGCCGTATAG
- a CDS encoding DUF5590 domain-containing protein gives MLVRIILSIVAVILLTGAGFAYHLTASVAGARNQFEETVRQWVQGRTTITEIESIDEYRGKESYAVVIGKNKAGTQVVAWMSDQKVSFDRMDLAVPKKNVEEAVYKSFPQSEITHLVPGLENDKKFWEVTVKDKDGRFHYIHYDLFTGALLTSYVLAPT, from the coding sequence GTGTTAGTACGAATTATCCTATCAATCGTTGCCGTCATTTTACTTACGGGAGCTGGGTTCGCCTATCACCTGACGGCTTCTGTAGCAGGAGCGCGTAATCAATTTGAGGAGACCGTTCGTCAGTGGGTCCAGGGTCGAACGACGATCACGGAGATTGAATCCATTGATGAATATCGAGGCAAGGAGAGCTACGCTGTCGTCATTGGGAAAAACAAGGCCGGGACACAAGTTGTAGCTTGGATGAGCGATCAGAAGGTTAGCTTCGATCGAATGGATCTTGCTGTTCCGAAAAAGAATGTAGAAGAGGCGGTTTACAAGTCCTTCCCGCAATCGGAGATCACTCATTTAGTCCCTGGTCTCGAAAACGATAAGAAATTTTGGGAAGTCACTGTCAAAGACAAAGACGGTCGTTTTCACTACATTCATTATGATCTATTCACTGGCGCTCTGTTAACCTCATACGTGCTCGCACCAACCTAA
- a CDS encoding WIAG-tail domain, whose product MANVNRRKANKGLSKTFRQTMHELPLSYTSSPDREWMEDLELNLLESHLESSHRIPPIPAATSKEQQQPIPKVPKQDLSSKQDSFSRQDLTSRQDSTSRQDTTSKQDTTSKQDTSSKQNVSSKQNVSSKQNASPKQSSPTNPNFYSKVIKDRNDDRVQSFVYTDDLTDQSVTTEKIANRAIDASKIKQGAVDNSILKDYAVDSSKLADKSVTTTKLAPHAVQRDHLGQGIVSGEHLQDYSISAQKLINHSITSEKLADKTIDSMKFADHSIQSKHIQEQAITNELIQDQSITSEKIKMGTIQTSNLANYVINTVKLEDGAVTGDKVRDGAVTSTKIDEDAIESQHIREGSIYHHHLTEELIDGSNISAGCITDHHIAFQAIYSQHIHPEAVTSDKVGPYAILTEHLDNNSVTAEKLAKESIGSTHLQAGSVLSSHLQDGLLTAKKIGDQQITSAKIADKAITTDKLANRSVGEQHLLDESVSSRHLIDGTIRSEKLARRSVEEQHLTDRIIGGNHLREYIIQTQHLHDHLVTTSKLAPESVSTDKISDLSITTSKLGDAVITAPKIAKDAIKTRHLGRSAVTGEKIAEKAISSTHLNSHIIQADHLQGNSISKDKIQDGSVTREKIADQSIDASKLDSHSVHGAHVIKGSLDGTHIKEGTLKGNHLVSKSITEQHLQNRIITQEKLAEDSVTGSKIASKAVTTHHIANQSIDAEKLSFPVIETHNHIGVTLQQFGFVPFRLSASSKSTDVTVRLPQPYADTHYCMVAMTNQPGIYTALKYTKRTSAIITVFRNQEGQEATGVIHWIGIGVKGVDVPHEMLEWSTEREQPEAEEVEEEHDFEEEDINDDEDTDDEYVEDEDMEDEDTDDEDVEDEEEEDEDSGDEYVEDEDMEDEYTDEDDMEDQDTDESDFEQDYESSEEYDSDIEIDK is encoded by the coding sequence ATGGCCAATGTGAACCGGCGAAAAGCAAACAAAGGTCTGAGCAAAACCTTTAGGCAGACCATGCACGAGTTACCGCTCTCATATACATCATCACCCGATCGGGAGTGGATGGAAGACCTCGAATTAAATCTGCTTGAAAGTCATTTGGAGAGCAGTCACAGAATACCGCCCATCCCTGCTGCCACATCGAAAGAGCAACAACAACCGATTCCCAAAGTACCCAAGCAGGACCTATCCTCCAAGCAGGACTCGTTTTCAAGACAGGATTTAACTTCCAGACAGGATTCAACTTCCAGACAAGATACAACTTCCAAACAGGATACAACTTCCAAGCAGGATACATCTTCCAAACAAAACGTATCTTCGAAACAGAACGTATCTTCCAAACAAAATGCATCCCCCAAACAAAGCTCACCTACCAATCCGAACTTTTATTCGAAGGTCATCAAAGACCGAAATGATGATCGTGTCCAATCTTTTGTCTATACAGACGACTTGACAGACCAATCGGTGACAACAGAAAAAATTGCGAACCGTGCCATTGACGCGTCCAAGATTAAGCAAGGCGCCGTGGATAATTCGATTTTAAAGGATTATGCCGTGGACAGCAGTAAACTCGCGGACAAGAGCGTAACGACCACCAAACTCGCACCGCATGCGGTACAGAGGGATCATCTGGGGCAGGGAATCGTAAGCGGCGAGCATTTGCAGGATTATTCGATTTCCGCGCAAAAATTGATCAATCATAGCATTACTTCCGAGAAGTTAGCCGATAAAACCATCGACTCGATGAAATTTGCCGACCACTCGATCCAGAGCAAGCATATTCAGGAGCAAGCTATCACGAATGAGTTGATCCAGGATCAATCGATTACCTCAGAAAAAATAAAGATGGGGACCATTCAAACAAGTAATCTCGCCAATTATGTGATCAACACAGTGAAGCTTGAGGATGGAGCTGTCACAGGTGATAAAGTACGCGACGGAGCAGTAACTTCGACGAAGATAGATGAAGATGCAATTGAGTCTCAACATATTCGTGAAGGCTCTATTTACCATCATCATCTCACGGAAGAGCTAATCGATGGCAGTAACATTAGTGCTGGCTGCATCACGGATCATCACATTGCATTTCAGGCCATTTATAGCCAGCATATACATCCAGAAGCGGTGACCAGTGATAAAGTGGGGCCATATGCGATATTGACTGAGCATTTGGACAACAACAGTGTCACGGCAGAAAAGCTCGCCAAAGAATCAATCGGCAGTACACATTTACAAGCTGGCAGTGTCCTGTCAAGTCACTTGCAAGACGGATTGCTGACGGCTAAAAAAATTGGGGACCAACAAATTACTTCAGCCAAGATAGCTGATAAGGCTATCACTACCGACAAATTGGCGAACAGGAGTGTAGGAGAGCAACACTTGCTCGATGAGAGCGTAAGTTCACGACATCTGATTGACGGGACCATTCGCTCAGAAAAGCTGGCAAGAAGATCTGTAGAAGAACAGCATTTGACTGACAGAATCATTGGGGGCAATCATCTACGCGAGTACATCATCCAGACCCAGCATCTGCATGACCATTTGGTGACCACCTCAAAATTGGCTCCGGAATCTGTTTCCACAGATAAAATTTCAGATCTAAGCATTACGACAAGCAAGCTTGGAGATGCTGTCATCACAGCGCCCAAAATAGCCAAAGATGCGATCAAGACACGTCATCTGGGCAGATCAGCCGTCACGGGGGAAAAGATAGCGGAAAAAGCAATTTCATCTACACATCTCAACAGTCACATCATTCAAGCGGACCATCTCCAGGGTAACTCCATTTCCAAGGATAAAATACAGGACGGCAGTGTCACTCGAGAGAAAATAGCGGATCAAAGCATTGATGCGAGCAAGCTGGATAGCCATTCCGTTCATGGTGCTCATGTCATAAAAGGCAGCTTGGATGGAACTCATATTAAGGAAGGGACGCTCAAAGGAAATCATCTTGTTAGCAAGAGCATAACCGAACAGCATCTGCAAAACCGGATCATTACGCAGGAAAAACTGGCAGAGGATTCCGTGACCGGTTCTAAAATTGCGTCCAAAGCGGTCACTACGCATCACATTGCGAATCAGTCCATTGATGCTGAGAAATTATCCTTTCCGGTCATTGAGACGCATAATCATATAGGAGTAACCTTGCAACAATTCGGTTTCGTCCCCTTCCGACTTTCTGCTTCAAGCAAGTCTACAGATGTGACCGTTCGATTGCCACAGCCTTATGCGGATACACATTATTGTATGGTGGCGATGACAAATCAACCGGGGATTTATACGGCGCTCAAATACACGAAAAGGACTTCCGCAATCATCACGGTATTTCGCAATCAAGAGGGGCAGGAAGCAACTGGTGTCATTCACTGGATCGGGATTGGAGTAAAAGGAGTGGATGTCCCACACGAAATGTTGGAATGGTCAACAGAGAGGGAACAACCGGAGGCAGAAGAAGTCGAGGAAGAGCACGACTTTGAAGAGGAAGACATAAATGATGATGAGGATACGGATGATGAATACGTGGAAGATGAGGACATGGAAGACGAGGATACGGATGATGAAGACGTGGAAGATGAGGAAGAGGAAGACGAAGATTCGGGTGATGAATACGTGGAAGATGAAGACATGGAAGATGAGTACACGGACGAGGATGACATGGAGGATCAAGACACGGATGAAAGTGATTTCGAACAAGATTATGAAAGTAGTGAAGAATACGATAGCGATATCGAGATCGATAAATAA
- a CDS encoding redox-sensing transcriptional repressor Rex, producing the protein MAKHEKISEAVVRRLPIYLRYLSYLQQVEVTTVSSQQMGKNLDVNPAQIRKDLAAFGDFGKKGIGYDVDYLVEKIREILKLTDEIRVALVGAGHLGHAISNYNAYLKDNMRIAAIFDNNQEKQGKKVAGIPIQPLSELEETIVNKQIKLAIITVPAPAAQSVCDQLTQAGIRGILNFAPTTIRAGKDVRIHYADVTSNLQSLAYYLT; encoded by the coding sequence GTGGCAAAACACGAAAAGATTTCCGAAGCGGTCGTCCGTCGTTTGCCGATTTATCTGCGTTACCTCAGTTATTTGCAGCAAGTTGAGGTGACTACCGTTTCCTCCCAACAGATGGGCAAGAATCTCGATGTGAATCCTGCCCAAATCAGAAAAGACCTTGCAGCTTTTGGTGATTTTGGAAAAAAGGGAATCGGCTATGATGTCGATTATCTGGTGGAAAAAATACGTGAAATTCTAAAGCTAACGGACGAAATCCGTGTCGCTTTGGTCGGAGCTGGGCATTTGGGCCATGCCATTAGTAACTACAACGCTTATTTGAAAGATAACATGCGGATTGCGGCCATCTTTGACAATAATCAAGAGAAGCAGGGCAAAAAAGTCGCAGGTATACCGATTCAGCCTTTATCAGAGCTGGAGGAAACGATCGTAAACAAGCAAATCAAGTTGGCGATTATCACGGTACCGGCACCTGCAGCGCAATCCGTATGTGATCAGTTGACTCAAGCGGGTATCAGGGGGATCTTGAATTTTGCCCCTACGACGATTCGCGCAGGAAAAGATGTTCGCATTCACTATGCCGATGTGACGTCCAACCTGCAAAGCTTGGCCTACTATTTGACGTAA
- a CDS encoding ComEC/Rec2 family competence protein has protein sequence MLWKKAWRWWMVVLSTIFLCACSIDSHLYLREAAVKIDDPFETETEQEFSGLIITYLALPQGESTLLRMPGGKTMLIDTGTAEDWPVLSARLAELKITRLDYVVLTNDQPEHMGGYASLSQQVLVDAVILPKLIAPSIRHGVLLRSNQKQMEAEKGQVLTLDQEISMEVLLPDEPLFLSPQNNSLVFRLTHGQLRYLFMSAVNEKAEERLLERQNDRLKAEVLKVAGQGSNQGSSQPFLTQVDPQVAIIQTGRSRDQMKEGQTEVMERLGESWAETYVTSHDGSITILSNGKEYRILKQKN, from the coding sequence ATGTTATGGAAAAAAGCGTGGCGTTGGTGGATGGTAGTTCTTAGTACGATTTTCCTTTGCGCATGCTCGATTGATAGCCATTTGTATTTGCGAGAAGCAGCAGTGAAGATAGATGACCCGTTTGAAACGGAGACAGAACAGGAATTTTCGGGTCTCATTATCACCTACCTGGCACTTCCACAAGGCGAGAGTACGCTTTTGAGAATGCCAGGTGGCAAAACGATGCTGATTGATACGGGTACGGCAGAAGACTGGCCCGTTCTTTCAGCGCGCTTGGCAGAGCTCAAAATCACACGGCTCGATTATGTGGTGTTGACGAACGACCAGCCTGAGCATATGGGAGGATACGCTTCATTGAGCCAGCAAGTGCTTGTAGATGCCGTCATTTTGCCCAAGCTGATCGCACCATCCATTCGCCATGGCGTGCTGCTTCGCTCCAACCAAAAGCAGATGGAAGCAGAGAAAGGACAAGTACTCACTCTTGACCAAGAAATCTCCATGGAAGTTTTGCTTCCGGATGAACCGTTATTTTTATCGCCCCAAAATAATTCTCTCGTCTTTCGATTGACGCATGGTCAACTGCGATATTTATTTATGAGTGCCGTGAATGAAAAAGCAGAAGAGCGACTGTTGGAACGGCAAAATGACAGATTGAAGGCGGAAGTGCTAAAGGTAGCCGGTCAAGGGAGCAATCAAGGCTCTTCGCAACCGTTTCTGACGCAGGTTGATCCACAGGTCGCCATCATTCAGACAGGCCGATCGCGGGATCAAATGAAAGAGGGGCAGACGGAAGTCATGGAGCGCCTGGGTGAGTCATGGGCCGAGACATACGTTACCAGCCACGACGGTTCCATTACTATTTTATCGAATGGAAAAGAATATCGGATTTTGAAGCAAAAGAATTAG
- a CDS encoding amidohydrolase: MKKTILIHATVITVNDTNEVIYDGAVAFEGNKITYVGPTPEDLSEAGYDEVIDQKGDYILPGLINTHGHAGMSLLRGYADDLPLQQWLEDKMWPLEAQFTGDTVKWGTQLSLIEMIRTGTTTFVDMYDHMDVVAKEVDAAGMRARLCRGMIGLCSEEERQTKLKDATLFAKEWHNQADGRITVMMAPHAPYTCSPEFITQIIEKADELSLPLHIHMSETAWEVGQNEKDYGLRPVAHLEKLGMFNRPTLVAHAVHLTDEEIDILAKYNVRVSHNVVSNLKLASGVAPVPKMLAKGVSVSLGTDSSASNNNLNLFEELKLAAILHKGVNNDPVAVPAEEALRMATRYGAEGVFQEETLGSIEVGKQADLIVLDSHQAHFHPAHQPISHVVYAANGRDVKDTIVAGKFLMRNHKLLTIDEERAIYEANRVFQTLKR, encoded by the coding sequence ATGAAAAAGACGATCCTCATTCACGCAACAGTCATTACCGTTAACGATACGAATGAAGTTATTTACGATGGTGCCGTAGCATTCGAAGGCAACAAGATTACGTATGTGGGCCCAACTCCTGAGGACCTGTCGGAAGCGGGATACGATGAAGTCATCGATCAAAAAGGTGATTACATACTGCCAGGTTTAATCAACACGCATGGACATGCTGGTATGTCCCTCCTACGCGGTTATGCAGATGATTTGCCGCTGCAACAATGGCTGGAAGACAAAATGTGGCCATTAGAGGCGCAATTCACGGGAGATACCGTAAAATGGGGTACTCAACTGTCGCTTATTGAAATGATTCGTACGGGAACCACAACATTTGTGGATATGTATGATCATATGGATGTTGTGGCGAAGGAAGTCGATGCAGCTGGAATGCGTGCCCGCCTTTGCCGAGGGATGATCGGTTTGTGTTCCGAAGAAGAACGTCAAACAAAGCTGAAAGACGCGACTCTTTTTGCAAAAGAATGGCACAATCAGGCAGACGGGCGTATTACCGTCATGATGGCACCGCATGCGCCGTACACCTGCTCGCCAGAATTTATTACCCAAATTATCGAAAAAGCCGATGAGTTGTCCTTGCCGCTTCATATCCATATGTCTGAAACCGCTTGGGAAGTCGGTCAAAACGAGAAGGACTACGGACTGCGCCCAGTCGCTCATTTGGAAAAGCTGGGCATGTTCAATCGCCCAACACTCGTCGCGCACGCTGTTCACCTAACGGATGAAGAAATCGACATTTTGGCAAAATACAACGTGAGAGTTTCTCATAATGTAGTGAGCAACCTGAAGCTGGCTAGTGGTGTTGCGCCAGTTCCGAAAATGTTGGCAAAAGGCGTAAGCGTATCATTGGGTACTGACAGCTCGGCAAGCAACAACAATTTGAATTTGTTTGAGGAATTGAAACTCGCTGCGATTCTGCACAAAGGTGTAAACAACGATCCAGTAGCGGTTCCAGCAGAGGAAGCCCTTCGCATGGCTACTCGTTATGGTGCAGAAGGGGTATTCCAAGAGGAAACACTCGGAAGCATTGAAGTAGGCAAGCAAGCTGACTTGATCGTACTGGATAGCCATCAAGCCCATTTCCACCCAGCACACCAACCGATTTCACACGTGGTGTACGCTGCAAATGGACGAGATGTGAAAGATACGATTGTAGCGGGTAAATTCTTGATGCGTAATCATAAGTTGTTAACCATCGATGAGGAGCGCGCGATTTACGAAGCGAACCGCGTATTCCAAACGTTAAAACGGTAA
- the dinG gene encoding ATP-dependent DNA helicase DinG — MNRLLVVDFETTGSHPRQGDSIIQIGAVAIDDGQITESFSTLIHPGQDIPPFITQLTGITNEMVADAPSLEEVFPDFLRLLDGRAFVAHNASFDLQFLQEALLSQGYYAFDGYVLDTVELSRVLLPMQNSYRLGELASELEIEHDNPHQADSDALATAQLFLHLLDILKRLPLVTIQRLQMLVSSFRSDIEVLLRQIEMEKLIELPELDGTPTETDSSDMWDIYRQLALRKREEKLTASLKRPHIDATMTKAFADQLEDVLGDNGHMQAKMSGYQRRDAQEAMMHAVYEAMEDGAHLLVEAGTGTGKSLAYLLPGIIWAHHNQQQLVVSTNTIQLQEQLFHKEIATLQESLPFSFTASTLKGRGNYLCLRKFEQAVDEPVEGSSQEMRLVKGQMLTWLTQTVTGDVEELSMPPSGQLLWQQVKSDTSSCLNRACPWFSRCYYFQAKERARDVDVLIVNHALFISDLQSENRILPSYEVAIVDEAHHLEDAATQHLGKQFSTTQLLFLFDRASVEESGAIARFAEELQSWMPTVQEDVAAKLLELRKQSAALREKAQQWTQLLYAWASDRAEETTDAGRETVRYRIESFVGKHEKIRKVTKKLIEGMTAYAAGIEQLLRTTPEAEKPPFSLRSLLTDLFGLIKDWQNAVELLHFFLLEQDVEYVYWMEVESRTARKQVHLSAALLKVADSLAEPLFAQKRSLILTSATLTVKNSFSYIKSQFGLDQLPEERVRTLSLPSPFHYEEQGLLLIPSDFPAPGKESDHTYLEAVIQGCVDVVLASKGRTLILFTSHSMLRLVYQAMKERLAEAPEPYTLFGHGIDSNNRSKLVRLFRSMERSVLLGTSSFWEGVDIQGEWLSSLVIVRLPFAPPNHPVYQGRAELLKAEGKNAFMSLSLPQAVLQFKQGVGRLIRHHLDRGVVIVLDTRVVEARYGRSFLQSLPPFQIESDPWPTLRERIEPFLSMQSLSDS; from the coding sequence TTGAATCGATTACTAGTTGTAGATTTTGAGACGACAGGAAGCCATCCACGCCAAGGTGACAGTATCATTCAGATTGGTGCTGTCGCAATCGATGACGGGCAGATTACCGAGAGTTTTTCCACCCTGATTCATCCAGGCCAGGATATTCCACCGTTTATTACCCAATTAACAGGGATTACCAATGAGATGGTTGCAGATGCTCCTTCCCTGGAAGAAGTGTTTCCAGATTTCTTGCGTTTATTGGACGGACGAGCTTTTGTTGCACATAATGCGAGCTTTGATCTCCAATTTTTACAAGAAGCCCTGCTGAGCCAGGGCTATTATGCGTTTGACGGCTACGTGTTGGATACAGTGGAGCTATCCCGCGTTCTTTTGCCGATGCAAAATAGCTACAGGCTCGGAGAACTGGCGTCTGAGCTGGAAATCGAGCACGATAATCCCCATCAAGCAGATAGCGATGCACTTGCCACGGCGCAGCTATTTCTCCACTTGCTGGATATTTTAAAGAGATTGCCGCTCGTGACAATCCAGCGCCTGCAGATGCTCGTCTCTTCGTTTCGCTCTGATATCGAGGTTCTTTTACGTCAGATTGAGATGGAAAAGCTCATAGAGCTGCCAGAGCTGGATGGAACGCCAACAGAAACGGATTCCTCAGACATGTGGGATATTTATCGCCAGTTGGCTCTACGGAAGCGCGAAGAAAAATTAACAGCGTCGCTGAAGCGTCCTCATATCGACGCGACAATGACCAAAGCGTTTGCCGACCAGCTCGAGGATGTTTTGGGCGACAACGGGCACATGCAGGCGAAAATGTCAGGGTATCAACGTCGGGATGCTCAGGAAGCGATGATGCATGCCGTCTATGAGGCAATGGAGGATGGTGCCCATTTATTGGTAGAGGCAGGAACAGGTACGGGAAAATCATTAGCCTATCTCTTGCCGGGGATCATTTGGGCCCATCACAATCAGCAGCAGCTGGTGGTCAGTACCAATACCATTCAATTGCAGGAACAGTTATTCCATAAGGAAATTGCTACCTTGCAGGAGTCTCTGCCGTTTTCCTTTACAGCTTCGACACTAAAAGGCAGAGGAAACTACTTATGCTTGCGTAAATTTGAACAAGCCGTGGACGAGCCTGTAGAAGGAAGCAGCCAAGAAATGCGCTTGGTCAAAGGACAGATGCTGACGTGGCTCACGCAAACCGTTACCGGTGACGTGGAAGAACTGAGCATGCCTCCAAGTGGTCAACTGCTGTGGCAACAAGTAAAAAGTGATACGAGCTCTTGCTTGAATCGAGCTTGTCCGTGGTTTAGTCGCTGCTACTATTTTCAGGCGAAGGAACGGGCTCGCGATGTCGATGTACTCATCGTCAATCACGCCCTTTTCATCAGCGACTTGCAATCGGAAAACAGAATTCTTCCTTCTTATGAAGTTGCCATCGTCGATGAGGCCCATCATTTGGAGGACGCGGCGACACAGCATTTAGGCAAGCAGTTTTCAACCACGCAGCTTCTTTTCTTGTTCGATCGTGCATCGGTTGAAGAGAGTGGGGCTATTGCTCGCTTTGCAGAAGAGCTGCAAAGTTGGATGCCTACGGTACAAGAAGATGTAGCTGCAAAGCTTTTGGAGCTGAGAAAACAGTCCGCTGCCTTGCGAGAGAAAGCGCAGCAATGGACACAGCTCTTGTATGCATGGGCATCAGATCGTGCGGAGGAGACGACGGACGCTGGACGTGAGACGGTACGTTATCGGATCGAATCGTTTGTAGGCAAACACGAGAAGATACGCAAAGTAACTAAAAAGCTGATTGAAGGGATGACCGCATACGCAGCGGGCATCGAGCAGCTATTGCGAACGACTCCGGAAGCGGAAAAGCCTCCTTTTTCGTTACGCAGTCTACTGACAGATTTATTCGGTCTCATCAAAGACTGGCAAAACGCCGTAGAGCTGCTTCACTTCTTTTTACTTGAGCAGGATGTCGAGTATGTGTATTGGATGGAAGTGGAGTCCCGTACAGCTCGGAAGCAGGTTCATTTGTCAGCAGCACTCTTGAAGGTTGCCGACTCACTAGCAGAACCGCTTTTCGCGCAAAAGCGGAGTCTGATTTTGACATCAGCCACTCTGACGGTCAAAAACAGCTTCTCCTATATCAAAAGCCAGTTTGGTCTTGACCAACTGCCCGAGGAACGAGTGCGGACCTTGTCACTGCCATCGCCGTTTCATTATGAAGAGCAGGGGCTGCTGTTGATTCCATCAGATTTCCCCGCGCCAGGCAAAGAGAGTGACCACACTTATTTGGAGGCGGTCATCCAAGGATGCGTGGATGTTGTACTGGCTTCGAAAGGAAGGACGCTGATTCTGTTTACCTCCCATTCGATGCTTCGACTTGTTTACCAAGCGATGAAGGAACGACTGGCGGAGGCTCCAGAACCATATACGTTATTCGGCCACGGGATTGATAGCAACAATCGGAGCAAGCTAGTGCGACTGTTCCGAAGCATGGAGAGAAGTGTTCTGCTTGGGACGAGCAGCTTCTGGGAAGGTGTCGATATCCAGGGGGAATGGCTGAGCAGTTTAGTCATTGTTCGCCTACCGTTTGCTCCGCCGAATCACCCTGTGTATCAAGGAAGGGCAGAGCTTTTAAAGGCAGAAGGAAAAAACGCCTTTATGTCGTTGTCTCTTCCACAAGCCGTTCTGCAATTTAAGCAAGGGGTGGGGCGGTTAATTCGTCATCACTTGGATCGAGGGGTCGTGATCGTTCTCGACACGCGTGTGGTTGAGGCGAGATATGGACGCTCATTCCTTCAATCTTTGCCGCCATTTCAAATCGAGAGCGATCCATGGCCAACGCTTCGAGAGCGCATAGAGCCATTCCTTAGTATGCAATCCCTGTCAGATTCATAA